TGTGCCTGTGCTCACTGAATATCAACAAAAAAACACCCCTGAAGAAACCAGAGAGTTACTCGCTAAAGTTGCAGGTACGCTTGGGGGCATTGTCAGCGTGGTTACTTTATTAGGTGTAATTGCCTCGCCCATTCTTGCAGCGCTATTTGCAGGTGGTTGGTTTTATGACTGGCTAAATGATGGCCCTGATGCTGACAAGTTTGAGCTTGCATCATTAATGCTTAAAATTACTTTTCCGTATTTATGGTTTATTACATTGACCGCTTTAGCAGGTTCAATTCTGAATACCCGTGGCAAATTTGCAGTATCTGCTTTTACACCTGTTTTTTTAAACATTACGATTATTGTTGCAGCACTTTTTTTTGCGCCAGCAATGCAACAACCTGAGCTGGCATTAGCGTGGGGCGTATTTACAGGTGGTTTAGTGCAGTTTTTATTTCAGCTGCCATTTTTATTACGCGAAAATGCGTTAGTTAAACCTTCTTGGGGATGGAATCACCCTGGCGTTGTAAAAATTAGAACGCTAATGATACCTGCATTATTCGGGGTGTCGGTTTCTCAAATTAACTTACTGTTCGATACCTTTATTGCCTCATTCTTGATGACAGGCTCAATAAGTTGGCTTTATTACTCAGACAGGTTGCTCGAGTTCCCATTAGGGTTGTTTGGTATTGCTATTGCAACGGTTATATTACCGGCATTATCTAAAAAGCATGTTGATGCAAAGGGAACAGATTTTAGCGATACCATGGACTGGGGCGTTAGAGCGATTTTACTACTTGGCGCGCCAGCTATGTTAGGGTTAATTATTTTAGCTCAGCCGATGCTTATGGTGTTATTTATGCGCGGTGCCTTTTCAGTGACAGATGTTGAAATGGCCTCATTCAGTTTAGTTGCATATGGTTGTGGCTTACTTAGCTTTATGATGATCAAAGTTTTAGCTCCGGGATATTTTTCACGTCAGGATACTAAAACTCCAGTTAAATACGGCATTATCGCCATGATTAGCAATATGGTGTTTAACATTATTTTCGCCATCCCTTTTGGTTATGTTGGTCTTGCTATTGCGACTTCTATGTCTGCTTTACTCAATGCGGTTTTATTATATCGAGGACTTCATATTGCAGGAGTGTACCGATTTAGTCGTGCCACATTAGTATTTTTCTTAAAGATAGTGCTTGCTACCGCGATAATGGCTGTAATGCTTATTTATACTTTACCCGCGCAATTATTGTGGCTAGAAATGTCGATGATGGTCAAAGTGGTAACCCTGCTTAAACTCATCGGTTCAGGGGCTGGTGTTTATTTATTGAGCTTGGTATTAATGGGGCTGAGACCTTGGAAGATGAAACGTCAATCATGAATGCTGATTATCGAATCTATCTAGTATATAATCAGCCGATTTACAGTAGCAGTTAATTGGCGTAATGGAACTAATCCGCGGTATACACAATATTTTACCTTCGCATCATGGGTGCGTGCTCACTATTGGTAACTTTGATGGTGTGCATCGTGGTCATGCGCAAGTGCTTAATAACTTAGTTAATAAGGCAAAGCATTTTCAGCTACCTGCTGTAGTGATGACGTTTGAACCTCAACCACAAGAGCTTTTCCGTCAGCAAGATGCCCCAGCAAGAATTAGTTTGCTACGGGATAAAATTACTTTACTTGATGAGCTCAATATTGATCGCCTGCTTTGTGTTAATTTTAATAGTCATTTTGCCAATCAACCTGCTGAGCAGTTTATTGAAGATTTACTCGTTAAAAAACTCGGCGTTAAGTATTTAGTTGTTGGGGATGATTTTTGCTTTGGCAAAAACAGAACTGGCACTTTTGAAATGCTGGTAGCCGCAGGTAAAAAGTTTGGATTTACGGTTGTTAGCACACAGAGCTTTATTTTAGGCTCTATAAGAGTGAGCTCAACAGCGGTAAGAGAACAACTTGCTTTAGGTAATTTAGAGCATGCAAGAAGATTATTAGGCCACCCCTTTGTGTTAACAGGCCGTGTTGCTCACGGTCAAAAGTTAGGAAGAACCATAGGTTTTCCAACAGCAAATATTGCCTTGAAACGTAAGGTCTCACCTGTTCGCGGTGTGTTTGCAGTTAAAATGTATTGGGATGACAGTGATATTTATGAGGGCGTTGCCAATGTTGGGTTTAGACCAACAGTTGATGGGCAAGTCTGCCAGCTAGAAGTGCACTTATTTGATTTCGACGGTGACTTATACAGTAAACGTGTTGAAGTAGAATTGGTGGCAAAAATCCGTGATGAACATCCGTTCGAATCATTGGAAGCACTGAAAAAACAAATTTTGAATGATGCAAATGAAGCAAAAGCTTTATTTGGCAATGATGCAGGTTGAAATAAATCAGCCCAATTAATGGTATAGGATCAATGACCGACTATAAATCTACGTTGAATTTGCCGGAAACAGATTTTCCGATGCGCGGTAATCTGGCTAATCGTGAGCCAGAAATGTTAAACCGTTGGACTCAAAACGAACTTTACCAAAAGATTCGTGATAGTCGTATTGGACGAAAACCATTCATTTTACATGATGGCCCTCCGTACGCGAATGGCAATATCCATATCGGTCACTCAGTAAACAAAATTTTAAAAGACATCATCATCAAATCTAAAACGATGGCAGGCTTTGACGCGCCATACGTTCCAGGTTGGGATTGTCACGGTTTACCGATCGAATTGATGGTAGAGAAAAAAGTAGGTAAGCCAGGCCAGAAGATTTCAGCTGCTGAGTTCCGCGCTGAATGCCGTAAGTATGCCGCTAAACAAGTTGACGGTCAGCGTGATGACTTTATTCGTTTAGGCGTATTAGGTGACTGGCATAACCCATATTTAACGATGGATTACAGCACTGAAGCGAACATTGTTCGTTCACTTTCAAAAGTTATCGATAGTGGCCATTTACACAAAGGTGTAAAGCCTGTTCATTGGTGTACTGACTGTGGTTCAGCTCTTGCTGAAGCAGAAGTTGAATACGAAGACAAAACATCACCAGCAATCGATGTTGCTTTTGATGCGGTAGAGCCTACTGCAGTTGCTGCCAAGTTTGGTGTTGAAGGTTATACATCAACTATTTCAGCTGTAATTTGGACAACGACGCCTTGGACTATTCCAGCTAACCGCGCGTTATGCCTAAGCCCTGAGCTTGATTATAGTTTGGTTGAATTTGTTAAAGATGGCGTGACTAAAACTCTCATTTTAGCTGAAGTGTTAGTTGAGTCGTGTTTGGCTCGATTTGAAGCTGAAAGCCATACCGTTATTGGTACAGCCAAAGGCGCTGAACTTGAGCTGCTCCGCTTTAACCATCCTTTGTCAGCATTTGATGTGCCGGCAATTTTAGGTGACCACGTAACAACTGAAGCAGGTACTGGTGTTGTTCATACCGCTCCTGGCCACGGTCAAGACGATTACGTTGTTGGTCAAAAGTATGGATTAGAAGTTGCCAATCCAGTTGGTGATAACGGTGTATACAAAGCTGATACTGAATTCTTTGCTGGTCAACACGTATTTAAAGCGAACAAGAGTGTTGTTGAGCTGTTAGAAGAAAAAGGTCAACTATTACATCATGTGGCTTATCGCCATAGTTACCCGCACTGTTGGCGCCACAAAACCCCCATTATTTTCCGCGCTACACCGCAATGGTTTATCTCGATGGATAACCATGGTTTACGTAAGCAAGCATTGGGTGAAATTGAGCAAACTCAATGGATCCCTGATTGGGGTCAAAGCCGTATTGAAAAAATGGTTGAGAACCGTCCTGACTGGTGTATTTCACGCCAACGTACTTGGGGCGTACCAATCACATTATTGGTTAACCGTGAAACCGATGAGTTACACCCTGATAGCGTTGCTATTATGGAACGTGTTGCCCATCGCATTGAGCAAGAAGGCATCCAAGCGTGGTGGGATCTTGAAATCAGTGAGCTGATTGGCG
This window of the Shewanella goraebulensis genome carries:
- the murJ gene encoding murein biosynthesis integral membrane protein MurJ produces the protein MSKKLLKSGAIVSVMTLVSRVLGLIRDVVIANLMGAGSSADVFIFANKIPNFLRRLFAEGAFAQAFVPVLTEYQQKNTPEETRELLAKVAGTLGGIVSVVTLLGVIASPILAALFAGGWFYDWLNDGPDADKFELASLMLKITFPYLWFITLTALAGSILNTRGKFAVSAFTPVFLNITIIVAALFFAPAMQQPELALAWGVFTGGLVQFLFQLPFLLRENALVKPSWGWNHPGVVKIRTLMIPALFGVSVSQINLLFDTFIASFLMTGSISWLYYSDRLLEFPLGLFGIAIATVILPALSKKHVDAKGTDFSDTMDWGVRAILLLGAPAMLGLIILAQPMLMVLFMRGAFSVTDVEMASFSLVAYGCGLLSFMMIKVLAPGYFSRQDTKTPVKYGIIAMISNMVFNIIFAIPFGYVGLAIATSMSALLNAVLLYRGLHIAGVYRFSRATLVFFLKIVLATAIMAVMLIYTLPAQLLWLEMSMMVKVVTLLKLIGSGAGVYLLSLVLMGLRPWKMKRQS
- the ribF gene encoding bifunctional riboflavin kinase/FAD synthetase, producing the protein MELIRGIHNILPSHHGCVLTIGNFDGVHRGHAQVLNNLVNKAKHFQLPAVVMTFEPQPQELFRQQDAPARISLLRDKITLLDELNIDRLLCVNFNSHFANQPAEQFIEDLLVKKLGVKYLVVGDDFCFGKNRTGTFEMLVAAGKKFGFTVVSTQSFILGSIRVSSTAVREQLALGNLEHARRLLGHPFVLTGRVAHGQKLGRTIGFPTANIALKRKVSPVRGVFAVKMYWDDSDIYEGVANVGFRPTVDGQVCQLEVHLFDFDGDLYSKRVEVELVAKIRDEHPFESLEALKKQILNDANEAKALFGNDAG
- the ileS gene encoding isoleucine--tRNA ligase encodes the protein MTDYKSTLNLPETDFPMRGNLANREPEMLNRWTQNELYQKIRDSRIGRKPFILHDGPPYANGNIHIGHSVNKILKDIIIKSKTMAGFDAPYVPGWDCHGLPIELMVEKKVGKPGQKISAAEFRAECRKYAAKQVDGQRDDFIRLGVLGDWHNPYLTMDYSTEANIVRSLSKVIDSGHLHKGVKPVHWCTDCGSALAEAEVEYEDKTSPAIDVAFDAVEPTAVAAKFGVEGYTSTISAVIWTTTPWTIPANRALCLSPELDYSLVEFVKDGVTKTLILAEVLVESCLARFEAESHTVIGTAKGAELELLRFNHPLSAFDVPAILGDHVTTEAGTGVVHTAPGHGQDDYVVGQKYGLEVANPVGDNGVYKADTEFFAGQHVFKANKSVVELLEEKGQLLHHVAYRHSYPHCWRHKTPIIFRATPQWFISMDNHGLRKQALGEIEQTQWIPDWGQSRIEKMVENRPDWCISRQRTWGVPITLLVNRETDELHPDSVAIMERVAHRIEQEGIQAWWDLEISELIGDEAEQYRKVTDTLDVWYDSGSTFSSVVASRPEFQGHDIDLYLEGSDQHRGWFMSSLMISTAMNGKAPYKQVLTHGFTVDGKGRKMSKSVGNVIAPLQVINKLGADILRLWVAATDYSGEMTVSDEILNRSADSYRRIRNTARFLLANLNGFNPETDMIATEDMVSLDRWVVRRAAALQSEIIEAYEQYNFHSVTQKLMQFCSVELGSFYLDIIKDRQYTAKQDGHARRSCQSALYHIAEAMVRWIAPVLSFTADEIWKLLPGERTEFVFTEEWYQGLESVTLDGDLSDDYWQQLLTVRNEVNKVLEQARRDKRIGGSLEAEVTLYADSELAAQLAKVDNELRFVLLTSKTDVETLESAPTDAIETELASLKLMVAKSSAQKCDRCWHYSEDVGTIESHSTLCGRCVTNIEGDGEHRDFA